A portion of the Lolium rigidum isolate FL_2022 chromosome 1, APGP_CSIRO_Lrig_0.1, whole genome shotgun sequence genome contains these proteins:
- the LOC124649257 gene encoding UDP-glucuronate 4-epimerase 6-like, whose translation MPPHPSSSSSANVDAAAKGVKLDRYASGGGQLMRRAASAKIVSASSHLLFRATILATLALVCLFAVHYPSLLSHSFRLSAAASSPRSRPPHRNLLGSSSAYGGAAWEREVRRSATPRRDGGMSVLVTGAAGFVGAHCALALRARGDGVLGLDNFNAYYDPALKRARQRLLASRGVVVLGADINDAALLERLFAAVPFTHVLHLAAQAGVRYAMRAPQAYVASNVAGLVSVFEAAARHADPQPAIVWASSSSVYGLNTDAPFSEDHRTDRPASLYAATKKAGEAIAHAYNHIYGLSITGLRFFTVYGPWGRPDMAYFSFAHSIVAGKPITLFRAADGSDVRRDFTYIDDVVQGCIGALDTAGKSTGSKSGKKRGPAPLRVYNLGNTSPVPVTRMVTILEKLLGKKANKRVVTMPSNGDVPFTHANVSHAARDFGYHPTTSLDAGLRQFVQWFLKYYKIDPAKLAKGGKVSAGAGKPTKRKSTGAMSAAS comes from the coding sequence ATGCCGCCGCAcccatcctcgtcgtcgtcggccaATGTGGACGCGGCCGCCAAGGGCGTCAAGCTCGACCGGTacgcgagcggcggcggccagcTGATGCGGCGCGCGGCGAGCGCCAAGATCGTCTCGGCGTCCTCCCACCTCCTCTTCCGCGCCACCATCCTCGCCACGCTCGCCCTCGTCTGCCTCTTCGCCGTGCACTACCCCTCCCTCCTCTCCCACTCCTTCCGCctatccgccgccgcctcctcgccaCGGTCGAGGCCGCCGCACCGGAACCTGCTCGGCTCGTCGTCGGCCTACGGTGGCGCCGCGTGGGAGCGGGAGGTGCGGCGGAGCGCCACGCCGCGGCGGGACGGGGGCATGTCGGTGCTGGTGACGGGCGCGGCCGGGTTCGTGGGCGCGCACTGCGCGCTGGCGCTCAGGGCGCGCGGCGACGGCGTGCTCGGCCTCGACAACTTCAACGCCTACTACGACCCGGCCCTGAAGCGCGCGCGGCAGCGCCTGCTGGCCTCGCGCGGGGTGGTGGTCCTCGGCGCCGACATCAACGACGCCGCCCTGCTCGAGCGCCTCTTCGCCGCCGTCCCCTTCACGCACGTCCTGCACCTCGCCGCGCAGGCCGGCGTGCGGTACGCGATGCGGGCGCCGCAGGCGTACGTGGCCTCCAACGTCGCGGGCCTCGTCAGCGTCTTCGAGGCCGCCGCCAGGCACGCCGACCCGCAGCCGGCGATCGTGTGGGCGTCGTCCTCGTCCGTGTACGGGCTCAACACCGACGCGCCCTTCTCCGAGGACCACCGCACGGACCGGCCGGCGTCGCTGTACGCGGCCACCAAGAAGGCCGGCGAGGCCATCGCGCACGCCTACAACCACATCTACGGCCTCTCCATCACCGGCCTCCGCTTCTTCACGGTGTACGGCCCGTGGGGACGCCCCGACATGGCCTACTTCTCCTTCGCCCACAGCATCGTCGCCGGCAAGCCCATCACGCTCTTCCGCGCCGCCGACGGCTCCGACGTCCGCCGCGACTTCacctacatcgacgacgtcgtccagGGCTGCATTGGCGCGCTCGACACCGCCGGTAAGAGCACTGGCTCAAAGTCTGGCAAGAAGCGCGGGCCGGCGCCCCTCCGCGTCTACAACCTCGGCAACACCTCGCCGGTGCCCGTCACCCGCATGGTCACCATCCTCGAGAAGCTCCTCGGCAAGAAGGCCAACAAGCGCGTCGTCACGATGCCGAGCAACGGGGACGTGCCCTTCACGCACGCCAACGTCAGCCACGCCGCGCGAGACTTCGGCTACCACCCCACCACCTCCCTCGACGCCGGCCTCCGGCAGTTCGTCCAATGGTTCCTCAAGTACTACAAGATCGACCCCGCGAAGCTCGCCAAGGGCGGCAAGGTCAGTGCCGGCGCCGGCAAGCCTACCAAGAGGAAATCAACGGGCGCCATGTCCGCGGCGTCATGA